The proteins below come from a single Caenibius sp. WL genomic window:
- the rpmD gene encoding 50S ribosomal protein L30: protein MAKIKIKQIGSPIRRPENQKKILIGLGLGKMHRVVEVEDTPEVRGAIAKLPHMVAVVD, encoded by the coding sequence ATGGCGAAGATCAAGATCAAGCAGATCGGTTCGCCGATCCGTCGTCCGGAAAATCAGAAGAAGATTCTGATCGGCCTGGGCCTGGGCAAGATGCACAGGGTCGTCGAGGTCGAGGATACCCCGGAAGTGCGTGGTGCGATCGCCAAGCTGCCGCACATGGTGGCTGTGGTCGACTGA
- the rplO gene encoding 50S ribosomal protein L15 — translation MKLNELRDNNGARKGRMRIGRGIGSGKGKTGGRGQKGAKARSGVSINGFEGGQMPLHMRIPKRGFNNPFAKDYAEVNLGMIQKFIDAGKLDAKQVVDHAALQAAGLARGGKDGVRLLGKGELTVKVQFKVAGASKGAVAAVEKAGGSVEVTAPAKAKAEASE, via the coding sequence ATGAAACTCAACGAACTCCGTGACAACAATGGCGCCCGCAAGGGGCGTATGCGCATCGGCCGTGGTATCGGTTCGGGCAAGGGCAAGACCGGCGGTCGTGGCCAGAAGGGTGCCAAGGCGCGCTCGGGCGTTTCGATCAACGGCTTCGAAGGCGGCCAGATGCCGCTGCACATGCGCATTCCGAAGCGCGGCTTCAACAACCCCTTCGCCAAGGACTATGCCGAAGTGAACCTGGGCATGATCCAGAAGTTCATCGACGCGGGCAAGCTCGACGCCAAGCAGGTCGTCGATCATGCGGCGCTGCAGGCGGCGGGTCTCGCCCGTGGCGGCAAGGACGGCGTGCGTCTGCTGGGCAAGGGCGAACTGACCGTCAAGGTCCAGTTCAAGGTTGCCGGCGCCTCGAAGGGCGCGGTTGCGGCGGTCGAAAAGGCGGGCGGTTCGGTGGAAGTCACCGCTCCGGCCAAAGCCAAGGCCGAAGCTTCCGAATAA
- the secY gene encoding preprotein translocase subunit SecY produces the protein MASRADNLASNLSLANFSKATELKKRIWFTVGALIVFRFLSFVPLPGVNPLILQDLYAQTRGGILDIFNTFSGGSLERMSLIALGVMPYITASIVVQLAASLHPALMALKKEGESGRKKLNQYTRYGAVLLTVIQGWFVATGLEAYGAQSGLQAVVDPGYMFRVGAVISLVGGTMFLLWLGEQITSRGIGNGVSLIIMAGIVAQFPTFTSNLMGQYSSGSTSSFTIVAMILMIVGLIMIISFMERAQRRLLIQYPKRASQRGMMQADRSHLPLKLNTAGVIPPIFASSLLLLPLTISQFAGQSVSPDTTMGSIIVTMNQYLQHGQPLYMTLYALGIVFFTFFYTAVVFNPEETAENLKKNGGFIPGIRPGKNTASYLDYVLTRITVIGAIYLTLVCVAPEFLLAETGVALFFGGTSLLIVVNVTVDTITQIQSHLLAHQYGDLIKKAKLKGRLR, from the coding sequence ATGGCATCACGCGCCGATAATCTCGCGAGCAACCTCAGCCTCGCCAATTTCTCCAAAGCCACGGAACTCAAGAAGCGGATTTGGTTCACGGTCGGTGCGCTGATCGTTTTCCGGTTTCTCAGCTTCGTGCCGCTGCCGGGCGTGAATCCGCTGATCCTGCAGGACCTCTACGCGCAGACGCGCGGGGGCATTCTCGACATTTTCAACACATTTTCGGGCGGCAGCCTTGAGCGCATGAGTCTTATCGCGCTCGGCGTCATGCCCTACATCACGGCCTCGATCGTGGTGCAGCTTGCCGCATCGCTCCATCCCGCGCTGATGGCGCTGAAGAAGGAAGGCGAAAGCGGCCGCAAGAAGCTCAACCAGTACACCCGGTACGGCGCGGTGCTGCTGACGGTGATTCAGGGCTGGTTCGTCGCCACCGGGCTCGAAGCCTACGGCGCGCAGAGCGGGCTCCAAGCGGTGGTCGATCCCGGCTATATGTTCCGCGTCGGCGCGGTGATCAGCCTTGTCGGCGGGACGATGTTCCTGCTGTGGCTGGGCGAACAGATCACCAGCCGCGGCATCGGCAACGGCGTGTCGCTGATCATCATGGCCGGCATCGTCGCCCAGTTCCCGACGTTCACTTCGAACCTCATGGGGCAGTACAGCTCGGGCTCGACCAGCAGCTTCACCATCGTGGCGATGATCCTGATGATCGTCGGCCTGATCATGATCATCTCGTTCATGGAACGCGCGCAGCGCCGGCTGCTGATCCAGTACCCCAAGCGGGCCAGCCAGCGCGGCATGATGCAGGCGGATCGTTCGCACCTGCCGCTCAAGCTCAACACCGCGGGTGTGATTCCGCCGATTTTCGCAAGCTCGCTGTTGCTGCTGCCGCTGACGATCAGCCAGTTCGCCGGGCAGTCGGTTTCGCCCGACACCACGATGGGCAGCATCATCGTGACGATGAACCAGTATCTCCAGCACGGGCAGCCGCTCTATATGACGCTCTACGCGCTGGGCATCGTGTTCTTCACCTTCTTCTATACCGCGGTGGTCTTCAATCCGGAGGAAACGGCGGAAAACCTGAAGAAGAATGGCGGCTTCATTCCGGGCATCCGTCCGGGCAAGAACACCGCCAGCTATCTCGATTATGTGCTCACGCGGATCACGGTCATCGGGGCGATCTATCTGACGCTGGTCTGCGTCGCGCCGGAATTCCTGCTGGCCGAAACGGGCGTTGCCCTGTTCTTCGGCGGCACCAGCCTGTTGATCGTGGTGAACGTCACGGTCGACACCATCACCCAGATCCAGTCGCATCTGCTCGCGCACCAATATGGCGATCTGATCAAGAAAGCCAAATTGAAAGGCCGGCTGCGCTGA
- a CDS encoding adenylate kinase yields the protein MNIILLGPPGAGKGTQAQRLVERFGMRQLSTGDMLRAAVKAGTPVGLKAKAVMEAGELVSDDIVSALISDELAAMGPETGAIFDGYPRTEAQAESLDGILASHDRQLDHVIELDVDEDALVERITGRFTCAQCGKGYHDTFEQPKVAGVCDKCGSTEFKRRPDDNEETVRTRMAEYRAKTAPILPFYEKRGIVARVDGMAQMDDVTAAIEAILKG from the coding sequence GTGAATATCATTCTTCTCGGGCCGCCAGGTGCGGGGAAGGGCACCCAGGCGCAACGTCTGGTCGAGCGTTTCGGCATGCGCCAGCTTTCGACCGGCGACATGTTGCGCGCCGCGGTGAAGGCCGGGACGCCGGTGGGCCTCAAAGCGAAAGCCGTGATGGAAGCGGGCGAACTGGTTTCGGACGATATCGTGTCCGCGCTGATTTCGGACGAACTGGCCGCGATGGGCCCGGAAACGGGCGCGATCTTCGACGGCTACCCCCGGACCGAAGCCCAGGCGGAATCGCTCGATGGTATTCTCGCCAGCCACGATCGCCAACTCGATCATGTCATCGAACTGGATGTGGACGAGGATGCGCTGGTCGAGCGGATCACCGGCCGCTTCACCTGCGCGCAGTGCGGGAAGGGCTATCATGACACGTTCGAACAGCCCAAGGTTGCCGGCGTGTGCGACAAGTGCGGTTCGACCGAGTTCAAGCGGCGGCCCGACGACAACGAGGAAACCGTGCGCACGCGCATGGCCGAATATCGCGCCAAGACCGCGCCGATCCTGCCGTTCTATGAGAAGCGCGGCATTGTCGCGCGGGTCGACGGCATGGCGCAGATGGACGATGTGACCGCTGCGATCGAAGCGATTCTCAAAGGCTGA
- the rpsM gene encoding 30S ribosomal protein S13, whose protein sequence is MARIAGVNIPTNKRVIIALTYIHGIGPKAAKDIADKLGIDHARRVQDLSDAEVLQIREAIDAEYTVEGDLRRETAMNIKRLMDLACYRGLRHRKGLPVRGQRTHTNARTRKGKAKPIAGKKK, encoded by the coding sequence GTGGCTCGTATTGCCGGGGTAAACATCCCCACCAACAAGCGCGTGATTATCGCGCTCACCTACATTCACGGTATCGGTCCCAAGGCCGCCAAGGATATCGCTGACAAGCTGGGCATTGATCATGCCCGCCGCGTGCAGGATCTGTCGGACGCCGAAGTGCTCCAGATCCGCGAAGCGATTGACGCCGAATACACCGTGGAAGGTGACCTTCGTCGCGAAACCGCGATGAACATCAAGCGCCTGATGGATCTCGCCTGCTATCGTGGCCTGCGCCATCGCAAGGGCCTGCCCGTTCGCGGTCAGCGCACTCACACCAACGCCCGCACCCGCAAGGGCAAGGCCAAGCCGATCGCTGGCAAGAAGAAGTAA